In one Achromobacter spanius genomic region, the following are encoded:
- a CDS encoding copper chaperone PCu(A)C, which translates to MNIRKFAFIAALGLCTAGSAWAKDYKVGQIEIDDVWVRASAPGQSNGAGYMDIDNDAKTEDRLLSVSSDAAERVELHTVLTENGVSKMRQVEGGIVVPADAEVKLSPGGYHVMFIKLRAPFKDGATVPATLKFEKAGEVAVQFKVKPASHNPGMSMNHDHGAMKH; encoded by the coding sequence ATGAATATCCGCAAATTCGCATTCATCGCCGCCCTGGGCCTGTGCACGGCCGGATCGGCGTGGGCGAAGGACTATAAGGTTGGCCAGATCGAAATCGACGATGTCTGGGTGCGTGCGTCGGCGCCGGGCCAGTCCAATGGGGCGGGGTATATGGACATCGATAACGATGCCAAGACCGAGGACCGCCTGTTGTCGGTGTCGTCCGATGCCGCGGAACGGGTCGAGCTGCACACCGTGCTGACGGAGAACGGCGTGTCCAAGATGCGCCAGGTGGAAGGCGGCATCGTGGTGCCGGCCGATGCCGAGGTCAAGCTCAGCCCGGGCGGCTATCACGTCATGTTCATCAAGCTGCGCGCGCCGTTCAAGGACGGCGCCACCGTGCCTGCCACGCTGAAGTTTGAAAAGGCTGGCGAAGTCGCCGTGCAATTCAAGGTCAAGCCAGCGTCGCACAACCCCGGCATGAGCATGAACCACGATCACGGCGCCATGAAGCACTGA
- the gatB gene encoding Asp-tRNA(Asn)/Glu-tRNA(Gln) amidotransferase subunit GatB: MNWEIVIGLETHTQLSTDSKIFSGSSTQFGAAPNTHANEVDLALPGSLPVMNRGAAERAIRFGLAVGATIAPRSVFARKNYFYPDLPKGYQISQYELPVVVGGSLSFFVGEEEKTVNLTRAHLEEDAGKSLHDDFTLANGSPASGIDLNRAGTPLLEIVTEPEMRSAAEAVAYARALHSLVVWLGICDGNMQEGSFRCDANVSVRPVGQKEFGTRTEIKNVNSFRFLERAIVYEARRQIELIEDGGTVVQETRLYDADRDETRSMRSKEDAHDYRYFPDPDLPTLVISSAWVDEVRAAMPELPAAQRARFESEYGLPAYDAAQLTVSRDLAAYFQAVANALPAGQAKLAANWVMGEVAAALNKDEKSIADSPVQAPALAALIGRIIDGTISNKIAREVFGAMWAGENGGDADAIIDARGLKQISDTGAIGAMIDDVLAANPAIVEEYRAGKQKAFNSLVGQIMKAARGKANPQQVNDLLKEKLGG, from the coding sequence ATGAACTGGGAAATCGTCATCGGCCTGGAAACGCACACCCAGCTTTCCACCGACTCCAAGATTTTTTCGGGCAGCAGCACGCAATTCGGCGCGGCGCCCAACACGCATGCCAATGAAGTGGACCTGGCCTTGCCGGGCAGCCTGCCGGTCATGAACCGGGGCGCGGCTGAACGCGCCATCCGCTTCGGGCTGGCCGTGGGCGCCACCATCGCGCCGCGTTCGGTCTTTGCGCGCAAGAACTACTTCTACCCCGACCTGCCCAAGGGCTACCAGATCAGCCAGTACGAACTGCCCGTCGTCGTGGGTGGATCGTTGTCGTTCTTCGTCGGCGAAGAAGAAAAGACCGTCAACCTGACGCGCGCCCACCTGGAAGAAGACGCCGGCAAATCGCTGCACGACGACTTCACGCTGGCCAACGGCTCGCCCGCCAGCGGCATCGACCTGAACCGCGCCGGCACCCCGCTGCTGGAAATCGTGACCGAGCCCGAAATGCGCTCCGCCGCCGAAGCCGTGGCCTACGCTCGCGCGCTGCACAGCCTGGTCGTGTGGCTGGGCATTTGCGACGGCAACATGCAGGAAGGTTCGTTCCGCTGCGACGCCAACGTGTCCGTGCGTCCGGTCGGCCAGAAGGAATTCGGCACCCGCACCGAAATCAAGAACGTCAACTCGTTCCGCTTCCTGGAACGCGCCATCGTCTACGAAGCACGCCGCCAGATCGAACTGATCGAAGACGGCGGCACGGTCGTGCAGGAAACCCGTCTGTACGACGCCGACCGCGACGAAACCCGCAGCATGCGCAGCAAGGAAGACGCGCACGACTACCGCTACTTCCCCGACCCCGACCTGCCCACGCTGGTGATCTCCAGCGCCTGGGTCGATGAAGTGCGCGCCGCCATGCCCGAACTGCCGGCCGCGCAACGCGCCCGCTTCGAATCGGAATATGGCCTGCCCGCCTACGACGCCGCCCAACTCACGGTCAGCCGCGATCTGGCCGCCTACTTCCAGGCGGTGGCGAATGCGCTGCCGGCGGGCCAGGCCAAGCTGGCCGCGAACTGGGTCATGGGCGAAGTGGCCGCCGCCTTGAACAAGGACGAAAAGAGCATCGCCGATTCGCCCGTACAAGCACCCGCGCTGGCCGCCCTGATCGGCCGCATCATCGACGGCACGATCTCCAACAAGATCGCGCGCGAAGTCTTCGGCGCCATGTGGGCCGGTGAAAACGGCGGCGACGCCGACGCCATCATCGACGCACGCGGCCTGAAGCAGATCAGCGACACGGGCGCCATCGGCGCCATGATCGACGACGTGCTGGCCGCCAACCCGGCCATCGTCGAAGAGTACCGGGCCGGCAAGCAAAAGGCGTTCAATTCGCTGGTGGGCCAGATCATGAAGGCCGCACGCGGCAAGGCCAACCCGCAGCAAGTGAACGACCTGCTCAAGGAAAAGCTGGGCGGCTGA
- a CDS encoding rod shape-determining protein — protein MFGFLRSYFSSDMAIDLGTANTLIYVRGKGIVLDEPSVVAIRHEGGPHGKKIIQAVGHEAKQMLGRVPGNIEAIRPMKDGVIADFTVTEQMLKQFIRMVHPRNMLAPSPRIIVCVPCGSTQVERRAIRESALGAGASHVFLIEEPMAAAIGAGLAVSDASGSMVVDIGGGTTEVAVISLGGMVYKGSVRVGGDKFDEAIVNYIRRNYGMLIGEPTAELIKKEIGSAFPGSEVREIEVKGRNLAEGVPRSFTVSSNEILESLTDPLNQIVSAVKIALEQTPPELGADITDKGIALTGGGALLRDLDRLLQEETGLPVVVADDPLTCVVRGCGEALEHLEKLGAIFIND, from the coding sequence ATGTTCGGATTCCTGCGCAGTTATTTTTCCAGCGATATGGCGATTGACCTCGGTACCGCCAATACGCTGATTTACGTCCGCGGCAAGGGCATTGTGCTCGATGAGCCCTCCGTGGTCGCAATCCGTCATGAAGGCGGGCCTCACGGCAAAAAGATCATCCAGGCCGTCGGCCACGAAGCCAAGCAGATGCTCGGCCGAGTTCCCGGCAACATCGAGGCCATCCGGCCCATGAAGGACGGCGTTATCGCCGACTTCACGGTCACCGAACAGATGCTCAAGCAGTTCATTCGCATGGTGCACCCCCGCAACATGCTGGCGCCCAGCCCGCGGATCATCGTCTGCGTGCCTTGCGGTTCCACCCAGGTTGAGCGCCGCGCCATCCGCGAATCGGCCTTGGGCGCGGGCGCGTCCCACGTCTTCCTGATCGAAGAACCCATGGCCGCGGCCATCGGCGCCGGCCTGGCCGTGTCCGATGCCAGCGGTTCCATGGTTGTCGACATCGGCGGCGGCACCACGGAAGTGGCGGTCATCTCGCTGGGCGGCATGGTCTACAAGGGTTCCGTGCGCGTCGGCGGCGACAAGTTCGACGAGGCCATCGTCAACTACATCCGTCGCAACTACGGCATGCTGATCGGTGAACCCACGGCTGAATTGATCAAGAAGGAAATCGGTTCCGCATTCCCGGGTTCCGAAGTTCGCGAGATCGAAGTCAAGGGCCGCAATCTGGCTGAAGGCGTGCCGCGCAGCTTCACGGTCTCGTCCAACGAGATCCTGGAATCGCTGACCGATCCGCTGAACCAGATCGTGTCCGCCGTGAAGATCGCGCTTGAGCAAACCCCGCCCGAACTCGGTGCCGACATCACCGACAAGGGCATTGCCCTGACCGGTGGCGGCGCGCTGCTGCGCGATCTTGATCGCCTGCTCCAGGAAGAAACCGGTTTGCCCGTCGTGGTGGCCGACGATCCCCTGACCTGCGTTGTGCGGGGCTGCGGCGAGGCGCTGGAACACCTTGAGAAACTGGGCGCCATCTTCATCAACGACTAA
- a CDS encoding LysE/ArgO family amino acid transporter has product MFATSPLFLTAWASGTATGLGLFAVVGAQSAFILRQGLMRAHLLSVVAICALIDAVFIFASVSGLQALTTWFPWLTTAVLWFGVAFLSWYGLQSARRALSATGGLAAARDVAPSRRAAMLGALGFSLLNPHFWLDMVVVGSLAHGFDDARMAFAAGAFTASLLWLAVLGIGSRLFAPFFSSALAWRVLDGVIAVVMVGLAIGLAVKGV; this is encoded by the coding sequence ATGTTCGCCACATCCCCCCTCTTCCTCACAGCCTGGGCCAGCGGAACGGCCACCGGGCTGGGCCTGTTCGCGGTTGTGGGCGCGCAAAGCGCCTTTATCCTGCGTCAGGGCTTGATGCGTGCGCACCTGCTCAGCGTGGTCGCCATCTGCGCGCTGATCGACGCGGTGTTCATCTTCGCCAGCGTATCGGGCTTGCAAGCCTTGACCACCTGGTTCCCCTGGCTGACCACCGCCGTGCTGTGGTTTGGCGTCGCGTTCCTGTCTTGGTACGGGCTTCAGTCGGCCCGCCGCGCGCTGTCGGCAACGGGCGGCCTGGCCGCTGCGCGGGACGTCGCCCCATCGCGCCGCGCCGCCATGCTTGGCGCGCTCGGTTTTTCACTGCTGAACCCGCATTTCTGGCTGGACATGGTGGTGGTGGGTTCGCTGGCCCACGGCTTCGACGACGCCCGCATGGCGTTTGCCGCCGGCGCCTTCACCGCCAGCCTGTTGTGGTTGGCGGTACTGGGCATCGGTTCGCGCTTGTTTGCCCCGTTTTTCTCCAGCGCCTTGGCCTGGCGCGTGCTGGATGGCGTGATTGCCGTGGTCATGGTCGGGCTGGCCATCGGCCTGGCGGTCAAGGGCGTATAA
- the gatC gene encoding Asp-tRNA(Asn)/Glu-tRNA(Gln) amidotransferase subunit GatC, translating into MALNDTDVARIARLARIELTPDQRTLAQAELNGILHLIERLQSVDTQGVEPLAHPLSAHEDIVLRLREDAVTETSSEARREALLANAPDAQEGLFLVPKVLD; encoded by the coding sequence ATGGCGCTTAATGACACAGATGTGGCCCGCATTGCCCGGCTGGCCAGGATCGAACTGACTCCCGACCAGCGCACGCTTGCGCAGGCGGAGCTTAACGGCATTCTCCACTTGATAGAACGGCTTCAGTCCGTCGACACCCAGGGCGTCGAACCGCTGGCCCACCCGCTGTCCGCCCATGAGGACATTGTGCTGCGCCTGCGTGAAGACGCCGTGACGGAGACCAGCTCGGAAGCGCGCCGCGAAGCGCTGCTGGCCAATGCCCCCGACGCCCAGGAAGGCTTGTTCCTGGTCCCCAAAGTCCTCGACTAA
- a CDS encoding exodeoxyribonuclease III, whose protein sequence is MLRITSINLNGIRSAFRKGLQPWMEKHAADILCLQEIKIAEPDLTDDLRHPPGYTGHFHHAVKKGYSGVGIYLRNAAERVNIGLGCEEFDPEGRIIRADWKNLSVVSAYLPSGSSGDERQQAKYRFLDRFGPWIDALMHEHKTTGREFVICGDWNIAHKEIDLKNWKGNMKNSGFLPEERAWLTDVFDKRGFVDVFRTIDDRPDQYTWWSNRGQAWAKNVGWRIDYQIATPGIAARARNVAIYKDERFSDHAPLTIDYDTTL, encoded by the coding sequence TTGCTGCGCATCACGTCGATCAATCTCAACGGCATCCGCTCCGCCTTCCGCAAGGGCCTGCAACCTTGGATGGAAAAACATGCGGCGGACATACTTTGCCTTCAGGAAATCAAGATTGCCGAGCCGGACCTGACGGACGACCTGCGTCATCCGCCTGGCTATACCGGCCACTTCCACCACGCGGTGAAAAAGGGCTACAGCGGCGTGGGCATCTACCTGCGTAACGCCGCCGAGCGCGTGAACATCGGCCTGGGTTGCGAAGAATTCGACCCCGAAGGCCGCATCATCCGCGCCGACTGGAAGAACCTGTCGGTGGTCAGCGCCTACCTGCCCTCGGGCTCCAGCGGCGACGAGCGCCAGCAGGCCAAGTACCGCTTCCTGGATCGCTTCGGGCCGTGGATCGACGCTCTGATGCACGAGCACAAAACCACCGGCCGCGAATTCGTCATCTGCGGCGACTGGAACATCGCGCACAAGGAAATCGACCTGAAGAACTGGAAGGGCAACATGAAGAATTCGGGCTTCCTGCCCGAAGAACGCGCCTGGCTGACCGACGTGTTCGACAAGCGCGGCTTTGTGGACGTGTTCCGTACCATCGATGATCGCCCTGATCAGTACACCTGGTGGAGCAACCGTGGCCAGGCCTGGGCCAAGAACGTAGGGTGGCGGATCGATTACCAGATCGCCACACCCGGCATTGCCGCCCGCGCGCGCAACGTGGCCATCTACAAGGACGAGCGCTTTTCCGACCATGCGCCGTTGACGATCGATTACGACACCACGCTTTGA
- a CDS encoding type II toxin-antitoxin system VapC family toxin, whose translation MITVLDASVALAWLADRTDVTEAMLARHLFEEVDHFDLLVPQHWRVEVANGMLRLQRAQLVSPAKVTLFANQIEALAIESDKAHIPHRWAHIRLIALTHALTAYDAAYVELAMRSGGCLATFDRKLADAASACGIPIFGQAHGIAEPMAAYG comes from the coding sequence ATGATCACGGTGCTGGATGCCTCCGTCGCCTTGGCTTGGCTTGCCGACCGCACCGACGTCACCGAAGCCATGCTGGCACGCCATTTGTTCGAAGAAGTCGATCATTTCGATCTGCTGGTTCCTCAACACTGGCGAGTAGAAGTCGCCAACGGCATGCTACGGCTGCAACGCGCGCAACTCGTGTCGCCCGCTAAAGTCACCTTGTTCGCCAATCAGATTGAGGCCCTTGCCATAGAAAGCGACAAGGCGCACATCCCCCATCGCTGGGCCCACATCAGGCTGATTGCGTTGACGCACGCGTTGACGGCGTACGATGCGGCGTATGTTGAGTTGGCTATGCGCTCTGGCGGCTGCCTGGCCACGTTTGACCGCAAGTTGGCCGATGCCGCCAGCGCATGCGGTATTCCGATATTCGGGCAAGCGCATGGCATCGCGGAACCCATGGCGGCCTATGGCTAG
- the gdhA gene encoding NADP-specific glutamate dehydrogenase has protein sequence MLKVQSLDDFLRGVAARDPQQPEFMQAVQEVMHSLWPFIEKHPHYADHALLERLVEPERVIQFRVCWTDDRGQAQVNRAFRIQHSSAIGPFKGGMRFHPSVNLSILKFLAFEQTLKNSLTTLPMGGGKGGSDFDPKGKSDAEVMRFCQALMLELYRHLGPDTDVPAGDIGVGAREVGFMAGMMKKLSNSTASVFTGKGLTFGGSLIRPEATGYGTVYFAEEMLKRVGKSFDGLRVSVSGSGNVAQYAIEKAMSLGAKVVTVSDSNGTVVDDAGFTHEKLVALMHIKNDLRGRLDTYAQQFGLKYEAGKRPWHVPVDVALPCATQNELELADAQTLIKNGVLCVAEGANMPATLDAAKAFIAARVLYAPGKASNAGGVAVSGLEMAQNSARLSWTRDEVDARLHAIMRDIHENCVRHGHSEREYVNYLDGANIAGFVKVADAMRQQGLY, from the coding sequence ATGTTGAAAGTGCAGAGTCTGGACGACTTCCTGCGTGGCGTCGCCGCGCGCGACCCGCAGCAGCCCGAATTCATGCAAGCCGTCCAGGAGGTCATGCATAGCCTGTGGCCTTTCATCGAAAAGCACCCTCACTATGCCGACCACGCCCTGCTTGAGCGCCTGGTTGAGCCGGAACGGGTCATCCAATTCCGTGTGTGCTGGACCGATGACCGGGGCCAGGCCCAGGTGAACCGCGCGTTTCGCATTCAGCACAGTTCGGCCATCGGCCCGTTCAAGGGCGGCATGCGCTTTCACCCCTCGGTGAACCTGTCCATCCTCAAGTTCCTGGCGTTTGAACAGACGCTGAAGAACTCGCTGACGACGTTGCCCATGGGCGGCGGCAAGGGCGGGTCCGACTTCGACCCCAAGGGCAAGTCCGACGCCGAAGTCATGCGCTTTTGCCAGGCATTGATGCTTGAGCTGTACCGCCACCTGGGCCCCGACACCGACGTGCCGGCCGGCGACATCGGCGTGGGCGCGCGCGAGGTCGGCTTCATGGCCGGCATGATGAAAAAGTTGTCGAACTCGACGGCCAGCGTCTTCACCGGCAAGGGTCTGACCTTTGGCGGCAGCCTGATTCGCCCCGAAGCCACGGGCTACGGCACCGTGTACTTTGCCGAAGAAATGCTCAAACGCGTGGGCAAGTCGTTTGACGGCCTGCGCGTGTCCGTGTCGGGGTCAGGCAACGTGGCGCAGTACGCCATCGAAAAAGCCATGTCGCTGGGCGCCAAGGTCGTTACCGTGTCGGATTCCAACGGCACCGTGGTGGATGACGCCGGCTTCACGCACGAAAAACTGGTGGCGCTGATGCACATCAAGAATGACCTGCGCGGCCGCCTGGATACCTATGCCCAGCAATTTGGCCTGAAGTACGAAGCAGGCAAGCGCCCGTGGCATGTGCCCGTGGACGTGGCACTGCCCTGCGCCACCCAGAACGAACTGGAACTGGCCGACGCCCAAACGCTGATCAAGAATGGCGTGCTGTGCGTGGCCGAAGGCGCCAACATGCCGGCCACGCTGGATGCCGCCAAGGCCTTCATCGCGGCGCGCGTGCTGTACGCGCCGGGCAAGGCCAGCAATGCGGGCGGCGTGGCGGTGTCGGGCCTGGAAATGGCGCAGAACTCCGCGCGCCTGTCCTGGACCCGCGACGAAGTGGACGCGCGCCTGCACGCCATCATGCGCGACATCCACGAAAATTGCGTGCGCCACGGCCACAGCGAACGCGAATACGTCAACTACCTGGACGGCGCCAACATCGCCGGTTTCGTGAAGGTTGCCGACGCGATGCGCCAGCAGGGCCTGTACTGA
- the pyrE gene encoding orotate phosphoribosyltransferase has protein sequence MPAATPATPTSATPQEFVRFALDEGVLRFGSFKVKSGRISPYFFNAGLFNSGRAVGKLAQFYAQALLDSGVQFDMLFGPAYKGIPLATATAVALAGHPAMDGRNDVPFAYNRKEAKDHGEGGTLVGAPLKGKVVIIDDVITAGTSVRESVEIIRNAGAEPAAVLIALDRMERAGPDDALSPHSAVQDVAKTYGIPVVAIASLSDIMGLLEDDASFAENRDAVQAYRTKYGVK, from the coding sequence ATGCCCGCCGCCACCCCCGCCACCCCGACTTCCGCCACGCCGCAAGAATTCGTCCGCTTCGCCCTTGATGAAGGCGTGCTGCGCTTTGGCAGCTTCAAGGTCAAATCAGGTCGGATCAGCCCTTACTTCTTCAATGCCGGCCTGTTCAACAGCGGCCGCGCGGTCGGCAAGCTGGCGCAGTTCTATGCCCAGGCGCTGCTGGATTCCGGCGTGCAGTTCGACATGCTGTTCGGCCCGGCGTACAAGGGCATTCCGTTGGCCACCGCAACGGCGGTAGCGCTGGCGGGCCACCCGGCGATGGACGGCCGCAACGACGTGCCGTTCGCCTACAACCGCAAGGAAGCCAAGGACCACGGCGAAGGCGGCACCCTGGTCGGCGCGCCGCTCAAGGGCAAGGTCGTCATTATTGACGACGTGATCACGGCGGGCACGTCGGTGCGCGAATCGGTGGAAATCATCCGCAACGCGGGCGCTGAGCCGGCCGCCGTGCTGATCGCCCTGGACCGCATGGAACGTGCGGGCCCGGATGACGCGCTGTCCCCGCATTCGGCGGTGCAGGACGTGGCCAAGACCTACGGCATTCCGGTGGTGGCGATTGCATCGCTGTCGGACATCATGGGCTTGCTGGAAGACGACGCGTCTTTCGCGGAAAACCGCGATGCGGTGCAGGCGTATCGGACGAAGTACGGGGTGAAGTAA
- a CDS encoding organic hydroperoxide resistance protein, producing the protein MSIEKVLYRANATATGGREGRGVSDDGNLDVKLTTPRELGGAGAAGTNPEQLFAVGYSACFLGAMKFVGGRDKIAIPADVSVNGIVGIGAIPTGFGIEVELKISLPGMDREQAEKLVAAAHIVCPYSNATRGNIDVTLTIV; encoded by the coding sequence ATGTCTATCGAAAAAGTTCTGTATCGCGCCAATGCCACCGCAACCGGCGGCCGTGAAGGCCGTGGCGTCAGCGATGACGGCAACCTGGATGTCAAGCTGACCACGCCGCGCGAGCTGGGCGGCGCGGGCGCTGCCGGCACCAACCCCGAACAACTGTTCGCCGTCGGTTATTCCGCCTGCTTCCTGGGCGCCATGAAGTTCGTGGGTGGCCGCGACAAGATCGCCATTCCGGCCGACGTGTCGGTGAACGGCATTGTGGGCATCGGCGCCATCCCGACCGGTTTCGGTATTGAAGTCGAACTGAAGATCTCGTTGCCGGGCATGGACCGCGAACAGGCCGAAAAGCTGGTCGCCGCCGCGCACATCGTCTGCCCGTACTCGAACGCCACGCGCGGCAACATCGATGTGACGTTGACGATTGTCTGA
- a CDS encoding LysR family transcriptional regulator ArgP has product MKIDHGNLRALAAVVREGSFERAALSLSVTPSAVSQRIKALEDRMGRLLVQRTVPAAATADGQVLVQLAEQTALLEHDALNRLGVSDDDVPHASIPIAVNHDSLETWFVEAALLFSTRTRATLDMQSEDQDHTAALLRNGAVLGAVTTLADPVQGCRIHSLGSMRYVATCTRDFHKRYFAQGVNAQTLAQAPVLVFNRKDALQARFAHKISDPAPWQPPVWWVPSTRAFVQATLGGLGWTMNPLPLVQEHLDAGHLMLLRGRAWEDVPLYWQHWRVNSEAMEALTDSVLSAARSLVRRR; this is encoded by the coding sequence ATGAAAATTGACCACGGCAATCTGCGAGCGCTGGCCGCGGTAGTGCGCGAAGGCAGCTTTGAGCGGGCCGCGCTGTCGCTAAGCGTGACGCCGTCGGCGGTGTCGCAGCGGATCAAGGCGTTGGAAGATCGCATGGGCCGCCTGCTGGTCCAGCGCACGGTACCGGCCGCCGCCACGGCCGACGGCCAGGTTCTGGTGCAACTGGCCGAGCAGACGGCGCTGCTGGAGCACGACGCGCTGAACCGCTTGGGAGTGTCCGACGACGACGTGCCGCACGCCAGTATTCCCATCGCGGTCAACCACGACAGCCTGGAAACCTGGTTTGTTGAAGCCGCGCTGCTGTTTTCAACCCGCACGCGCGCTACCTTGGACATGCAGTCCGAAGACCAGGACCACACCGCCGCGCTGTTGCGCAACGGCGCTGTGCTGGGCGCGGTGACCACGTTGGCCGATCCGGTCCAGGGCTGCCGGATCCATTCGCTGGGCAGCATGCGCTACGTGGCCACCTGCACGCGCGATTTCCACAAGCGCTATTTCGCGCAAGGCGTCAACGCGCAGACGCTGGCGCAGGCGCCGGTCCTGGTGTTCAACCGCAAGGATGCCTTGCAGGCACGCTTTGCGCACAAGATCTCGGACCCCGCGCCCTGGCAGCCGCCGGTCTGGTGGGTGCCGTCCACACGCGCCTTCGTGCAGGCCACGCTGGGCGGTCTGGGTTGGACCATGAACCCGCTGCCGTTGGTGCAAGAGCATCTTGATGCAGGTCATCTGATGCTGCTTCGCGGCCGCGCCTGGGAGGACGTGCCGCTGTACTGGCAGCATTGGCGGGTAAACTCCGAGGCGATGGAAGCCTTGACCGATTCGGTTCTGTCGGCCGCCCGCAGCTTGGTCCGGCGGCGTTAA
- the gatA gene encoding Asp-tRNA(Asn)/Glu-tRNA(Gln) amidotransferase subunit GatA, which translates to MTKPALHTQFEGIAALRAALAQRQVSAVELAQSALAAADAASGLNCFLHIDAELTLAQARAADAALADGSAGPLAGVPIAHKDAFVTRGWRTTAGSKMLDGYVSPFDATVVERLGSAGAVSVGKLNCDEFAMGSGNENSAYGVVKNPWDHAAVPGGSSGGSAAAVAARLVAATTGTDTGGSVRQPAALCGVSGIKPTYGTVSRYGMVAFGSSLDQAGPLAQSSRDLLELLDVISGFDPRDATSLEKCDGAVNEPGRVRRDFDAAQGKFDAAGSQPLKGLRIGVPEEYFGAGLAADVAAAVEAALAQFEALGAVRVPVSLPRTELAIPAYYVIAPAEASSNLARYDGVRYGHRTEQYGDLNEMISRSRAEGFGDEVKRRILIGTYVLSHGYYDAYYLQAQRLRRLIAQDFQRAYAGQCDVIMGPVTPSVAKNIGDNRDDPTADWLADVYTLGVSLAGLPAMSIPCGFGGDNGKRPVGLQIIGNYFDEGRLLAIADRYQQVTDWHKRSPL; encoded by the coding sequence ATGACAAAACCTGCCTTGCATACCCAATTCGAGGGGATCGCCGCCTTGCGCGCGGCCCTCGCCCAACGCCAGGTCAGCGCCGTTGAACTGGCGCAAAGCGCCTTGGCGGCCGCCGATGCGGCCAGCGGCCTGAATTGCTTTTTACATATTGACGCTGAATTGACGCTGGCCCAGGCCCGCGCCGCCGACGCCGCCCTGGCCGACGGTTCGGCCGGCCCCTTGGCCGGCGTGCCCATCGCCCACAAAGACGCTTTCGTGACTCGCGGCTGGCGTACCACCGCGGGCAGCAAGATGCTGGACGGCTACGTCAGCCCATTCGACGCCACCGTCGTCGAGCGCCTGGGTTCGGCCGGCGCCGTGTCGGTCGGCAAGCTCAACTGCGACGAATTCGCCATGGGCTCCGGCAACGAAAATTCCGCCTACGGCGTCGTGAAGAACCCCTGGGATCACGCCGCCGTTCCGGGCGGGTCGTCGGGTGGCTCCGCAGCCGCGGTCGCCGCTCGTCTGGTGGCGGCCACCACCGGCACCGACACCGGCGGCTCAGTGCGCCAGCCCGCTGCTCTGTGCGGCGTCAGCGGCATCAAGCCCACTTACGGCACCGTGTCGCGCTATGGCATGGTGGCTTTCGGGTCCAGCCTGGACCAGGCCGGCCCCTTGGCGCAAAGCAGCCGCGACCTGCTTGAACTGCTGGACGTCATCAGCGGCTTTGACCCGCGCGACGCCACCAGCCTTGAAAAGTGCGATGGCGCCGTGAACGAACCCGGCCGCGTCCGTCGCGACTTCGACGCCGCGCAAGGAAAGTTCGACGCCGCCGGCAGCCAGCCCCTGAAGGGCCTGCGCATCGGCGTGCCGGAAGAATATTTCGGCGCCGGCCTGGCAGCCGATGTAGCCGCCGCGGTGGAAGCCGCGCTGGCACAGTTCGAAGCGCTGGGCGCCGTGCGAGTGCCCGTGTCGCTGCCGCGCACGGAACTGGCCATCCCGGCTTATTACGTCATCGCGCCGGCGGAGGCGTCCAGCAACCTGGCCCGCTACGACGGCGTGCGCTACGGCCACCGCACTGAACAGTACGGCGACCTGAACGAGATGATCAGCCGCTCGCGCGCCGAAGGCTTCGGCGACGAGGTCAAGCGCCGCATCCTGATCGGCACCTACGTGCTGTCCCACGGTTACTACGACGCCTATTATTTACAGGCACAACGTCTGCGCCGCCTGATCGCGCAAGATTTCCAGCGCGCCTATGCCGGCCAATGCGACGTCATCATGGGCCCGGTCACGCCGTCGGTCGCCAAGAACATCGGCGACAACCGCGACGACCCCACCGCCGACTGGCTGGCCGACGTCTACACGCTGGGCGTGAGCCTGGCCGGCCTGCCTGCCATGTCGATCCCCTGCGGCTTTGGCGGCGACAACGGCAAGCGTCCTGTCGGCCTGCAAATCATCGGCAACTACTTCGATGAAGGCAGGCTGCTGGCCATCGCCGACCGCTACCAACAAGTAACGGACTGGCACAAGCGGTCCCCGCTGTGA